The following coding sequences are from one Culex quinquefasciatus strain JHB chromosome 1, VPISU_Cqui_1.0_pri_paternal, whole genome shotgun sequence window:
- the LOC6044959 gene encoding uncharacterized protein LOC6044959: protein MKSTLGANLICGLLALTVVNAFGTEDDLRRPRPPYAVGGSTHPKPTPPPPITMQAKEDRNIEFQYRDLERLFGRGFKVDTPVEFHKVILRLYVDSLNELDNCAQFLRDTHLLVEFRKCAHYTQRVAWRQIQVLKADIRVVTAEGF from the exons ATGAAGAGCACTCTGGGAGCCAACCTTATCTGTGGACTGTTGGCTTTGACGGTG GTCAACGCTTTCGGCACGGAGGATGACCTGCGGCGACCGCGACCTCCGTACGCCGTGGGAGGTTCGACCCACCCCAAACCGACCCCACCGCCACCGATTACGATGCAAGCCAAGGAGGACCGGAACATTGAGTTCCAGTACCGCGATCTGGAGCGGCTGTTCGGAAGGGGTTTCAAGGTGGACACACCGGTCGAGTTTCACAAGGTGATCCTGCGACTGTACGTGGACAGCCTGAACGAGCTGGACAACTGTGCTCAGTTTCTGCGCGATACGCACCTGCTGGTGGAGTTCCGCAAGTGTGCCCATTACACGCAACGTGTCGCGTGGCGGCAGATTCAGGTGCTGAAGGCGGACATTAGGGTGGTGACGGCGGAAGgattttga